A genomic segment from Candidatus Viadribacter manganicus encodes:
- the purF gene encoding amidophosphoribosyltransferase, which produces MTAERHSLHFQSAPGDPVDKWEHDDKPREECGVFGVFGSEDASVLTALGLHGLQHRGQEGCGIVSYDGAQFYHERYLGLVGEHFAGGDVPKRMPGTSAIGHTRYATAGGTILRNVQPLFADLALGGFAVAHNGNLTNAVDLRDRLVQNGSIFQSTSDTECILQLIAKSKKPRVVERFVEALHDIEGAYALVALTENMMIGARDPIGIRPLVLGESAGAMILASETCALDMIGARFVRSIEPGEIVVITRAKDGKVTVDSHFPFPRRKARPCIFEFVYFCRPDSVVEGRSVYEIRKRMGRRLAQETGVEADVIVPVPDSGVPAAMGFAAESGVPYELGIIRNHYVGRTFIQPKQEIRALGVRLKHSANRDVIRGKRVVLVDDSIVRGTTSRKIVQMVREAGAKEIHLRSASPPIKHPDFYGIDMPAVSELMAAQMTLEEMRKSLEVDSLGFLSVDGLYSAMGETKRDALNPQFTDHAFTGDYPTPLLDYNNGRTGRESQLPLITENAAE; this is translated from the coding sequence ATGACCGCCGAGCGCCACTCCCTCCACTTTCAGTCGGCGCCCGGAGACCCGGTCGACAAATGGGAACACGACGATAAGCCCCGCGAAGAGTGCGGCGTGTTCGGCGTGTTCGGCTCAGAAGACGCATCCGTCCTGACAGCGCTCGGCCTCCACGGCCTGCAGCATCGCGGCCAAGAAGGCTGCGGCATCGTCAGCTATGACGGCGCTCAGTTCTATCACGAGCGCTACCTCGGCCTCGTTGGCGAGCACTTTGCGGGCGGCGACGTTCCCAAGCGCATGCCGGGTACATCGGCCATCGGCCACACCCGCTACGCCACCGCAGGCGGCACCATCCTCCGCAACGTCCAGCCGCTCTTCGCCGATCTCGCGTTGGGCGGCTTTGCAGTCGCGCACAACGGCAACCTCACCAACGCCGTCGATCTCCGCGACAGGCTCGTTCAGAACGGCTCGATCTTCCAATCGACCTCCGACACCGAGTGCATTCTGCAGCTGATCGCGAAGTCAAAGAAGCCGCGCGTTGTCGAGCGATTCGTTGAAGCCCTGCACGATATCGAAGGCGCCTACGCGCTCGTCGCGCTCACCGAGAACATGATGATCGGCGCGCGCGATCCGATCGGCATTCGTCCGCTCGTGCTCGGCGAAAGCGCCGGCGCCATGATCCTCGCATCCGAGACCTGCGCGCTCGACATGATCGGCGCCCGCTTCGTGCGTTCCATTGAGCCTGGCGAAATCGTCGTCATTACCCGCGCCAAGGACGGTAAGGTCACCGTCGACAGCCACTTCCCGTTCCCGCGCCGCAAAGCGCGCCCCTGCATTTTCGAGTTCGTTTATTTCTGCCGCCCGGACTCAGTCGTCGAAGGCCGTAGCGTCTACGAAATTCGTAAGCGCATGGGCCGCAGGCTCGCGCAAGAGACCGGCGTCGAAGCGGACGTCATCGTTCCTGTGCCTGACTCAGGCGTTCCCGCCGCGATGGGCTTTGCCGCCGAGAGTGGGGTCCCCTACGAGCTCGGCATCATCCGCAACCACTATGTCGGGCGCACCTTCATTCAGCCGAAGCAGGAAATCCGTGCGCTCGGCGTGCGCCTCAAGCACTCAGCCAATCGCGACGTGATCCGCGGCAAGCGCGTCGTCCTCGTCGACGACTCGATCGTGCGCGGCACCACGTCACGCAAGATCGTTCAGATGGTGCGCGAGGCTGGCGCCAAGGAAATCCACCTCCGCAGCGCCTCACCGCCCATCAAGCACCCTGACTTCTACGGCATCGACATGCCTGCGGTGTCCGAACTGATGGCGGCGCAAATGACGCTGGAGGAAATGCGCAAGTCACTTGAAGTCGACAGTCTCGGCTTTCTCTCTGTCGATGGACTTTACTCGGCGATGGGCGAAACCAAGCGCGATGCGCTCAACCCGCAATTCACCGACCACGCCTTCACCGGCGACTATCCGACCCCGCTGCTCGACTACAATAACGGCCGCACCGGCCGTGAATCGCAGCTGCCGCTGATCACCGAAAATGCCGCGGAATGA
- a CDS encoding glutathione peroxidase produces the protein MSSIYDFTARDIDGNERSLGEYRGKLLLIVNTASQCGFTYQYKGLEELHRKYAAQGVEVLGFPCNQFGKQEPGDANEIKNFCSLTYDVTFPMFAKIDVNGPKAHPLYEHLTRAKGGGLLGRGIKWNFTKFLIGRDGKVLARYAPTVKPEALDKVIQRHL, from the coding sequence ATGAGCAGCATTTACGATTTTACCGCGCGTGACATCGACGGAAACGAGCGCTCGCTAGGAGAGTATCGCGGCAAACTGCTGCTCATCGTAAATACGGCGAGCCAATGCGGCTTCACATATCAGTACAAAGGCCTCGAAGAATTGCACCGCAAGTACGCGGCGCAGGGCGTCGAGGTGTTGGGTTTCCCTTGCAATCAATTCGGCAAGCAGGAGCCGGGCGACGCGAATGAGATCAAGAATTTCTGTTCTCTCACGTATGATGTTACGTTCCCGATGTTTGCCAAGATCGACGTCAACGGCCCCAAGGCGCATCCGCTCTACGAGCACCTGACGCGCGCCAAAGGCGGCGGCCTGCTCGGTCGCGGGATCAAATGGAATTTCACAAAGTTTCTGATTGGCCGCGATGGCAAAGTGCTGGCGCGTTACGCGCCGACGGTGAAGCCAGAAGCGCTCGACAAAGTAATCCAGCGCCACCTCTGA
- a CDS encoding MlaE family ABC transporter permease: MNPFAPIGRGILDMLAAIGRFSAFCGRAVAAAVSPPFFFGQFLRQCMQVGYFSLPVVGVTAVFIGAALALNIYVGGARFNAEQFVPNIVVLGITRELGPVLAGLMLAGRVSAGIAAEIGTMRVTEQIDAMTTLSTDPFKYLIAPRLLAATVTLPLLVLVADIIGVMGGYLVAVNSLDFNGAAYLRNTFEFMEPQDVGLGLVKAAVFGFIIAAVGCYQGFRSSGGALGVGRATTSAVVVAIVLILATNYLVTAFFVE, encoded by the coding sequence ATCAATCCATTCGCTCCAATCGGCCGCGGTATTCTCGATATGCTCGCCGCGATCGGCCGCTTCTCGGCCTTTTGTGGCCGCGCTGTCGCTGCTGCGGTTTCGCCGCCGTTCTTCTTCGGCCAATTTCTGCGCCAGTGCATGCAGGTCGGCTACTTTTCGCTGCCAGTTGTGGGCGTCACCGCCGTCTTCATCGGCGCCGCGCTTGCGCTCAACATTTATGTCGGCGGCGCGCGCTTTAACGCCGAGCAGTTCGTCCCGAACATCGTCGTACTCGGCATCACGCGCGAACTTGGCCCCGTGCTTGCGGGCCTGATGCTCGCGGGCCGCGTCAGCGCCGGCATCGCCGCTGAAATCGGCACTATGCGCGTCACAGAACAGATCGACGCGATGACGACGCTCTCGACCGATCCGTTTAAATATCTCATTGCACCCCGCCTGCTCGCCGCGACTGTTACATTGCCGCTGCTTGTGCTGGTCGCCGACATTATCGGCGTCATGGGCGGCTATCTCGTCGCGGTGAACAGCCTCGATTTCAACGGCGCCGCCTATCTGCGCAACACGTTCGAGTTCATGGAACCTCAAGATGTTGGCTTGGGTCTGGTGAAGGCGGCGGTCTTCGGCTTCATCATCGCCGCCGTCGGTTGCTACCAGGGCTTCCGTTCCAGCGGCGGCGCGCTCGGCGTGGGCCGCGCGACGACGAGCGCCGTGGTGGTCGCCATCGTTCTCATTCTCGCGACGAACTATCTCGTCACCGCTTTTTTCGTGGAGTGA
- the radA gene encoding DNA repair protein RadA: MAKSDHVYTCQACGAIWAKWAGKCEACGEWNTLVEEAARAVVPGAFAAPVAGAKRGKGVEFVDLAGVADPPPRIATGISEFDRVCGGGLVPASAILIGGDPGVGKSTLLLQAAASLARGGASVAYVTGEEAEAQVQERARRLKAADANVSLAAETDLRKILDGLKALKPDVVIVDSIQTLYADGVEAAPGTVAQVRACAHELVRFAKKSGAVVILVGHVTKDGQIAGPRVVEHLVDAVIYFEGERGLPFRILRAVKNRFGPTDEIGVFEMVEQGLVETPNPSALFLGDAGERPSGAAVFAGVEGSRPVLVEIQALAAPTAYGTPRRAVVGWDSARLAMILAVLETRCGLSFSGRDVYLSVAGGLRITEPAADLAVAAALVSALADKALPKHCVVFGEVALSGEVRPAGRSDLRLKEAAKLGFTNAFAPPQKKNSASGGVKLKQIGHIADLAAAIGIEPE; encoded by the coding sequence ATGGCCAAGTCAGATCACGTCTATACCTGCCAAGCATGCGGGGCGATTTGGGCCAAGTGGGCCGGCAAATGCGAAGCCTGCGGCGAGTGGAACACACTGGTTGAAGAAGCGGCGCGCGCGGTCGTCCCAGGCGCGTTCGCGGCGCCGGTCGCCGGCGCCAAGCGGGGCAAAGGGGTCGAATTCGTAGACCTTGCCGGCGTCGCCGATCCACCGCCCCGTATCGCCACCGGCATCTCCGAGTTCGATCGCGTCTGCGGCGGCGGCTTAGTGCCCGCCTCCGCTATTCTAATCGGCGGCGATCCGGGGGTCGGCAAATCGACTCTGCTCCTACAAGCTGCAGCGTCCTTGGCGCGTGGCGGCGCCTCGGTCGCGTACGTCACCGGCGAGGAAGCCGAAGCGCAAGTGCAAGAACGTGCCCGGCGCCTCAAAGCGGCAGACGCCAATGTCAGCCTCGCTGCCGAAACCGACCTCCGCAAAATCCTCGATGGACTGAAGGCGCTAAAGCCGGACGTCGTCATCGTCGACTCGATCCAGACGCTTTACGCCGATGGCGTCGAAGCAGCGCCAGGCACGGTCGCACAGGTGCGCGCGTGTGCGCATGAATTGGTGCGCTTTGCGAAGAAAAGCGGCGCCGTAGTGATCCTCGTCGGCCACGTCACCAAGGATGGTCAGATTGCCGGACCGCGTGTCGTCGAGCACCTCGTCGACGCCGTGATCTATTTCGAGGGTGAGCGCGGCTTGCCGTTCCGGATTCTGCGCGCCGTCAAAAACCGCTTCGGTCCCACAGACGAGATCGGCGTGTTCGAAATGGTCGAACAAGGCTTGGTGGAAACGCCGAACCCGTCGGCGCTCTTTCTTGGCGACGCCGGCGAGCGACCTTCAGGCGCGGCTGTGTTCGCCGGTGTCGAGGGCTCACGGCCGGTCCTGGTGGAAATCCAAGCATTGGCGGCGCCCACAGCGTACGGCACGCCGAGGCGCGCGGTAGTGGGCTGGGATTCTGCTCGCCTTGCAATGATACTCGCCGTTCTTGAAACGCGTTGCGGGCTCTCGTTCTCTGGCCGCGATGTCTATCTCTCAGTAGCGGGCGGTTTACGCATTACCGAGCCTGCCGCAGATCTCGCGGTCGCCGCCGCGCTCGTCTCAGCACTCGCGGACAAGGCGCTCCCCAAGCACTGCGTCGTGTTTGGCGAAGTCGCGTTGTCAGGCGAAGTGCGCCCTGCGGGACGTAGTGACCTTCGGCTGAAGGAAGCCGCCAAGCTCGGCTTCACCAACGCCTTCGCGCCGCCGCAAAAGAAAAACAGCGCCAGCGGCGGTGTGAAGCTTAAACAGATCGGCCACATCGCCGATCTCGCCGCCGCGATTGGCATAGAGCCAGAATGA
- a CDS encoding SDR family NAD(P)-dependent oxidoreductase produces MSGANTKRLALVTGASRGIGRAVALELARQNWRVIAVARAQKALEKLDDDIRALGGEATLIPLDLRDGSAIDQLAAPLFERFGKLDGLAACAGALGSLTPAHQATPAIIDETIQVNYLANQRLIRALHPLLRESDAGRAVFLTSGASKNPRAYWAPYAASKAALDALVISWAAEIGNITPMRANLFNPGPTRTSMRAKAFPGEDPMTLPAPEEVAPSVVQMLQPSYNENGAWVQFERAS; encoded by the coding sequence ATGAGCGGCGCCAATACCAAACGCCTCGCGCTCGTCACGGGCGCGTCGCGCGGCATTGGCCGCGCCGTAGCGCTGGAGCTGGCGCGGCAAAACTGGCGCGTGATCGCGGTCGCCCGTGCGCAGAAGGCGCTTGAAAAGCTCGACGACGACATCCGCGCGCTCGGCGGCGAAGCAACCCTGATCCCGCTTGACCTCCGCGACGGTTCGGCGATCGACCAACTTGCCGCGCCGCTCTTCGAACGCTTCGGCAAGCTCGATGGACTTGCCGCTTGCGCCGGTGCGCTAGGCTCGCTGACACCCGCGCATCAAGCGACGCCCGCGATCATCGACGAGACGATCCAAGTCAATTACCTCGCGAACCAGCGCCTTATTCGCGCGCTACATCCGCTACTGCGCGAGTCCGATGCCGGCCGAGCCGTCTTCCTGACATCCGGCGCCTCAAAAAACCCACGCGCCTATTGGGCGCCCTACGCAGCCTCGAAAGCCGCGCTCGACGCGCTCGTAATCTCGTGGGCAGCGGAAATCGGCAACATCACACCGATGCGCGCCAACCTCTTCAACCCGGGCCCGACGCGCACCTCTATGCGCGCCAAGGCTTTCCCCGGTGAAGATCCGATGACGCTGCCGGCGCCTGAAGAGGTCGCACCGTCGGTCGTTCAGATGCTGCAGCCCAGCTACAACGAGAACGGCGCCTGGGTTCAGTTCGAACGCGCCTCTTAA
- a CDS encoding ABC transporter ATP-binding protein: MTAKLQLVGIKKKLRGRQVLDGVDLDVNQGRSLVVIGGSGQGKSVTLKCALGLMRPDAGQVLVDGADVTKMPEEIRARVMRKFGMLFQGGALFDSLSVWENIAFRLINADNIGRNEARERAIEAMRKVRLGPEFADVRPTELSGGMQKRAGLARAIIAKPDILFFDEPTTGLDPITADAINDLIVEMVKELGCAAVSITHDMPSARKIADEIAMLHNGKIVWRGPTAMLDTSGNPMVDQFVAGRAEGPIQAVV, translated from the coding sequence ATGACCGCAAAACTCCAACTCGTCGGCATCAAGAAAAAGCTGCGCGGGCGCCAAGTGCTCGACGGCGTCGATCTCGACGTGAACCAAGGCCGTTCGCTGGTCGTCATCGGTGGCTCGGGACAAGGCAAATCCGTGACGCTTAAGTGCGCGCTTGGACTGATGAGGCCGGACGCCGGTCAAGTGCTGGTCGACGGCGCCGACGTCACCAAGATGCCGGAAGAAATCCGCGCACGCGTAATGCGTAAGTTCGGCATGTTGTTTCAGGGCGGCGCGCTGTTCGACTCGCTGAGCGTCTGGGAAAACATCGCCTTTCGCCTGATCAACGCCGACAACATCGGCCGCAACGAGGCGCGCGAGCGGGCCATCGAAGCGATGCGCAAAGTGCGCCTCGGACCTGAATTCGCGGATGTGCGGCCAACCGAGCTCTCAGGCGGCATGCAAAAGCGCGCCGGCCTCGCACGCGCCATCATTGCAAAGCCGGACATCCTCTTCTTCGATGAACCGACCACCGGCCTCGATCCCATCACCGCCGACGCGATCAATGACCTCATCGTCGAAATGGTGAAGGAACTCGGCTGCGCCGCTGTCTCGATCACGCACGATATGCCGAGCGCGCGCAAAATCGCCGATGAGATCGCCATGCTGCACAATGGCAAGATCGTCTGGCGCGGCCCCACCGCTATGCTCGACACCAGCGGCAATCCGATGGTCGATCAATTCGTGGCCGGCCGCGCCGAGGGGCCGATTCAAGCGGTCGTCTAA
- a CDS encoding NAD(P)/FAD-dependent oxidoreductase, with product MIYDAIIIGGGAAGLYCALHAGRRGKRVLIIEHNTEVGAKILISGGGRCNFTNLNAAPDRFLSANPHFARSALARHTQADFVGLVEKHRIAFYEKTLGQLFCEGPRSSRKVVQMLLDECAANGVAIRIACSVTSIERAERFKVETTQGAFEANVLIIATGGLPIPKLGATGFAFDVAKKFGIPIVATRPALVPLTFDADDLSAMQPLSGVSTEIIASLGKAAFREAALVTHRGLSGPAILQISSYWSDPSQQIKIDWLPGVKDDVLVAIKRERPLILPKTALAMRLPERLATALAADQPPRPLGEWKDDALIAFTRSKLKGDLIKVSGTEGYAKAEVMAGGIDTNALSQQSMETRAAPGLFFIGEAVDVTGWLGGYNFQWAWSSAWAAAQAL from the coding sequence ATGATTTATGACGCGATCATCATCGGAGGCGGCGCTGCAGGCCTCTATTGCGCGCTGCATGCCGGACGGCGCGGCAAGCGCGTTCTCATCATCGAACATAACACAGAAGTCGGCGCGAAGATTTTGATCTCAGGCGGCGGCCGGTGCAACTTCACCAATCTCAACGCCGCGCCCGATCGCTTCCTGTCCGCCAATCCGCACTTTGCCCGCTCGGCTCTCGCCCGTCACACACAAGCGGACTTTGTCGGCCTCGTTGAGAAGCACCGCATCGCGTTTTACGAAAAGACGCTCGGTCAGCTCTTTTGCGAGGGACCGCGCTCGTCGCGCAAGGTCGTGCAGATGCTGCTTGATGAGTGCGCCGCGAATGGGGTTGCGATCCGCATTGCTTGCAGCGTCACCAGTATCGAGCGCGCCGAACGCTTCAAGGTCGAAACCACACAAGGCGCCTTTGAAGCCAACGTCCTCATCATCGCCACGGGCGGACTACCAATCCCGAAACTCGGCGCAACTGGCTTTGCCTTCGATGTCGCCAAGAAATTCGGTATCCCGATTGTGGCGACGCGTCCTGCGCTCGTTCCGCTCACGTTCGACGCGGACGATCTTAGCGCTATGCAGCCGCTGAGTGGCGTTTCGACTGAGATCATAGCCTCTCTGGGCAAAGCCGCTTTCCGCGAAGCGGCGCTCGTCACGCATCGCGGCCTATCCGGCCCGGCGATCCTACAAATCTCGTCCTACTGGTCTGATCCATCGCAACAGATCAAAATCGATTGGCTTCCAGGCGTCAAAGACGATGTCTTAGTCGCGATAAAACGCGAACGCCCTTTGATCCTACCTAAAACCGCGCTCGCCATGCGTCTGCCCGAACGGCTCGCAACGGCGCTCGCCGCCGATCAGCCGCCCCGTCCACTCGGAGAGTGGAAGGACGATGCGCTGATTGCCTTTACGCGGAGCAAGCTCAAAGGCGACCTCATCAAAGTCAGCGGCACCGAAGGCTACGCCAAGGCCGAAGTGATGGCTGGCGGCATCGATACCAACGCTTTGTCCCAACAAAGCATGGAAACGCGCGCCGCACCCGGCCTCTTCTTCATCGGCGAAGCGGTCGACGTCACGGGCTGGCTGGGCGGCTACAATTTCCAGTGGGCCTGGTCGAGCGCATGGGCCGCAGCTCAAGCGCTCTGA
- a CDS encoding MBL fold metallo-hydrolase yields the protein MLLPLLLIAQLASQSPVVPPIREVAPGVHVQQGGFEPERGPDGNTVIFDAPQGSVVVDTGRHAWHSDAILAYARERRRPIAGIVNTHWHLDHSSGNGRLKAAYPEARVYTTSAVDRVIAPGGFLVRNMDDARTMLAGGEISPVQREEVQIFLSTMAASDVLRPDVLIDRSQRMRIGGRRFDVRVTNGAVTDADVWLYDRRTRTAVIGDLVTFPAPFFETACPQRWREALDEVWATPFQTVIPGHGAPMTRAGFDAWRSAYGAFIDCVVSDAEASACARAWAEAMAPLNAGQPQGAGMATYYVD from the coding sequence ATGCTGTTGCCCCTGCTGCTGATCGCCCAACTGGCGAGCCAAAGCCCCGTCGTTCCGCCTATTCGCGAGGTTGCGCCTGGTGTGCATGTGCAGCAAGGCGGCTTCGAGCCCGAGCGAGGGCCTGATGGCAATACGGTTATCTTCGATGCGCCACAGGGCTCGGTCGTCGTCGACACCGGCCGCCATGCTTGGCACAGCGATGCGATCTTGGCCTACGCACGTGAGCGGAGGCGGCCGATCGCGGGCATCGTCAACACGCATTGGCATCTGGATCATTCGAGCGGCAATGGGCGCCTCAAGGCCGCGTATCCTGAAGCGCGTGTCTATACGACCAGCGCGGTTGATCGTGTGATCGCGCCGGGTGGCTTTTTAGTTCGAAATATGGACGACGCGCGCACGATGTTGGCGGGCGGCGAAATCAGTCCGGTGCAGCGCGAAGAGGTTCAGATCTTTTTGAGCACCATGGCCGCAAGCGACGTGCTGCGGCCGGACGTCTTGATTGATCGCTCACAGCGTATGCGTATTGGCGGGCGCCGTTTCGATGTCCGCGTCACGAACGGAGCTGTGACTGATGCGGACGTCTGGCTCTACGATCGGCGCACACGCACCGCCGTGATTGGCGATCTCGTGACGTTTCCTGCGCCCTTCTTCGAGACGGCATGTCCGCAGCGTTGGCGGGAGGCGTTGGATGAAGTCTGGGCGACGCCATTTCAGACCGTAATCCCCGGACACGGCGCGCCCATGACGCGCGCTGGGTTCGATGCGTGGCGCAGCGCCTATGGCGCATTCATCGATTGCGTCGTGAGCGATGCAGAAGCGTCCGCGTGCGCGAGGGCGTGGGCGGAGGCAATGGCGCCGCTCAATGCGGGCCAACCGCAGGGCGCCGGGATGGCGACATATTACGTCGACTAA
- the alr gene encoding alanine racemase, whose product MKRCTSISKDNSPASPPSPKAEPPRLARLKVDHAAIVENWNFFRKLAPGAAVAAVVKADGYGLGAVGAARALAQAGARVFFTATTQEGANVRRALGEGPQVFVLNGPSNDIDTIVASKLTPVLNSLAQIKLWDHRAPAALHIDTGMNRLGIGPEELPHAMSALKDTSIALVMSHLACGSDTKHAFNTTQLRRFIDASMLFPRAPLSLAATAGALIGADYHFDLIRPGIGLYGSGGLDADNPKLAATATIEAPILQVRDAEPGETFGYGATFTATQKMRTATVALGYADGYLRSLSGRGYGVLGGAKRPILGRVSMDLIILDVTGCAEAQPGTMVEFLGPNAPLDDIAALANTAPYEVLTTLAGTVRKSGVRA is encoded by the coding sequence TTGAAACGGTGCACCTCCATTTCAAAGGACAATTCACCCGCTTCTCCTCCCTCGCCCAAGGCTGAGCCGCCGCGGCTCGCGCGGCTGAAGGTCGATCACGCCGCCATCGTCGAGAACTGGAATTTCTTCCGGAAGCTCGCGCCGGGCGCTGCAGTCGCCGCGGTCGTCAAAGCAGATGGGTACGGATTGGGCGCTGTCGGCGCCGCGCGCGCTTTGGCGCAGGCGGGCGCGCGCGTGTTCTTTACGGCGACGACCCAAGAAGGCGCCAACGTGCGCCGTGCGCTGGGTGAAGGACCGCAAGTCTTCGTCCTCAACGGTCCGAGCAACGACATCGACACCATCGTCGCTAGCAAGCTCACGCCGGTCTTGAACTCACTCGCCCAGATCAAACTTTGGGACCACCGCGCACCCGCCGCCTTGCACATCGACACCGGCATGAACCGGCTTGGCATCGGCCCCGAAGAATTGCCGCACGCCATGAGCGCGCTGAAGGACACATCGATCGCTTTGGTGATGAGCCACCTCGCCTGCGGCTCCGACACCAAGCACGCCTTCAACACAACCCAGCTGCGCCGCTTCATTGACGCGTCAATGCTCTTCCCACGCGCGCCACTCTCTTTGGCCGCGACCGCAGGCGCGCTGATCGGCGCGGATTATCATTTCGATCTCATCCGTCCCGGCATTGGCCTTTACGGGTCCGGCGGACTCGACGCCGACAATCCGAAACTCGCCGCCACCGCAACGATCGAAGCACCGATCCTGCAAGTGCGCGATGCCGAGCCCGGCGAAACATTCGGCTACGGCGCTACCTTCACAGCAACGCAGAAAATGCGCACAGCCACCGTCGCCCTGGGCTACGCGGACGGCTACTTGCGAAGCTTGAGCGGACGCGGCTATGGCGTCTTGGGGGGCGCAAAACGCCCAATCTTAGGGCGTGTGTCGATGGACCTGATCATCCTTGATGTCACTGGCTGCGCCGAAGCACAGCCGGGAACGATGGTCGAATTCCTCGGCCCCAATGCGCCGCTCGACGATATCGCGGCGCTCGCGAACACCGCGCCTTACGAGGTGCTCACCACACTCGCCGGCACAGTTCGCAAGAGCGGAGTGCGCGCGTGA
- a CDS encoding CvpA family protein: protein MDLGFTWFDFAALVVLGLSGVMAFARGLIREMFSVIAFIGAAVAGYFFSGILAPIVESTTPLSGWLAAVAGGLIVFLVVFVVITVVVSSVAKQAHQSTEIGSFDRAAGLAFGILRGVLVVSLLVLVIRGNTPERETPANPAEDAIRGARTYPIYDSVANTLEIILPRAGARARDIIERREGESAPIPPAEPETQAPPT from the coding sequence ATGGATCTCGGCTTCACTTGGTTCGACTTCGCCGCCTTGGTCGTCCTCGGCTTGTCCGGGGTCATGGCGTTCGCCCGCGGTTTGATCCGCGAAATGTTCTCCGTCATCGCCTTCATCGGCGCGGCTGTAGCTGGCTACTTCTTTTCAGGGATCCTCGCTCCGATTGTGGAGAGCACCACCCCTCTTTCCGGATGGCTTGCAGCGGTTGCCGGTGGCCTGATCGTTTTCCTGGTGGTTTTCGTCGTGATCACCGTGGTGGTCTCTTCGGTGGCCAAACAAGCCCATCAATCAACGGAAATCGGCTCTTTTGACCGCGCTGCAGGCTTGGCGTTCGGCATCCTGCGCGGTGTTCTGGTCGTCTCGCTGCTCGTACTGGTGATCCGCGGCAATACGCCGGAACGTGAAACTCCAGCAAATCCTGCAGAAGACGCCATTCGCGGCGCGCGGACCTATCCTATATACGACAGCGTAGCCAATACGCTTGAGATCATCTTGCCACGGGCCGGCGCGCGCGCCCGTGATATTATCGAACGCAGAGAAGGCGAGTCGGCGCCAATACCGCCGGCAGAGCCAGAAACCCAGGCCCCACCCACCTGA
- a CDS encoding DUF2059 domain-containing protein, which produces MIRTLAGALFGLVLCLSPALAQTQVAPGQASEFSQTHLDASRHYVSTLLLDTGVLSEVSLVAFNIVMPTVRQALRTSAFFVSLPPERQQAMFDYLTNSGPVLQEEVLRGAPQLVEQFAPRFAALFSEAELNDITAFMRTAVGGSAFLKYVLAGATRAPPELTAEETSALETFAETPGGIAFGARASELGPLMRELGYTATSAPHVRARLERDMCEIAGPECPDAWRSDL; this is translated from the coding sequence ATGATCCGTACTCTCGCTGGCGCTCTGTTCGGCTTAGTACTTTGCCTATCGCCCGCACTCGCGCAGACGCAAGTTGCGCCTGGGCAGGCGAGCGAGTTCTCGCAAACCCATCTCGACGCCTCGCGGCACTATGTGAGCACGCTTCTCCTAGACACCGGCGTACTTTCGGAAGTCTCGCTCGTCGCGTTCAACATCGTGATGCCGACCGTGCGCCAAGCGTTGCGCACATCTGCGTTCTTCGTGTCGCTACCGCCCGAACGGCAACAGGCGATGTTCGACTATCTTACAAACTCGGGCCCGGTTTTGCAGGAAGAAGTTCTTCGCGGCGCGCCACAGCTCGTCGAGCAGTTCGCGCCCCGGTTCGCGGCTTTGTTCAGCGAGGCTGAACTCAACGACATCACGGCCTTCATGCGTACCGCGGTCGGCGGCTCGGCTTTCTTGAAGTACGTCCTCGCGGGCGCGACCCGCGCGCCGCCCGAACTCACCGCAGAGGAAACCTCAGCACTAGAGACGTTCGCTGAGACGCCGGGGGGCATCGCCTTCGGCGCACGCGCGAGTGAACTTGGACCGCTGATGCGCGAACTCGGCTACACCGCGACGTCCGCACCGCATGTCCGAGCCCGGCTGGAGCGCGACATGTGCGAAATCGCCGGACCAGAATGCCCCGACGCTTGGCGCAGCGACCTCTAG